In Nocardioides sp. InS609-2, a single genomic region encodes these proteins:
- the nuoK gene encoding NADH-quinone oxidoreductase subunit NuoK: MNEYVVLSAILFTIGCIGVLTRRNAIVVFMCVELMLNASNLAFVTFAKQHGNLDGQIAAFFVMVVAAAEVVIGLAIIMTIFRTRRSASVDDASLLKY; this comes from the coding sequence ATGAACGAGTACGTCGTCCTCTCGGCCATCCTGTTCACGATCGGCTGCATCGGGGTGCTCACCCGGCGCAACGCCATCGTGGTGTTCATGTGCGTCGAGCTGATGCTCAACGCCAGCAACCTGGCCTTCGTCACCTTCGCCAAGCAGCACGGCAACCTCGACGGCCAGATCGCCGCCTTCTTCGTGATGGTGGTCGCTGCGGCCGAGGTCGTCATCGGGCTCGCGATCATCATGACCATCTTCCGGACCCGTCGCTCGGCCTCGGTCGACGACGCCAGCCTGCTGAAGTACTGA
- a CDS encoding polyprenyl synthetase family protein codes for MTEVEEALAGHVRSRAPFITEAASHLMAAGGKRFRPLLVLLAAEAGDTAESDEVIRAACVVELTHLASLYHDDVMDEADLRRGADSANARWDNHVAILTGDFLFSKSSELTADLGADAVRIQAQTFTQLVEGQILETVQPGPGEDPLAHYLEVVAGKTGALIATSARYGARFGGATPEVEEALTQYGEIVGASFQLSDDILDIASESADSGKTPGTDLREGVPTLPVLMARASTDSADARLLELLDADLTDDALHAEALALLRQHPAMDQARAYVAERAAEAKALLAILPAGPVREALEAFADVVADRST; via the coding sequence ATGACCGAGGTCGAGGAGGCGCTGGCCGGGCACGTCCGCAGCCGAGCGCCGTTCATCACGGAGGCAGCCAGCCACCTGATGGCGGCCGGCGGCAAGCGGTTCCGGCCGCTGCTGGTGCTGCTCGCGGCCGAAGCGGGCGACACCGCCGAGTCCGACGAGGTGATCCGCGCGGCCTGCGTGGTCGAGCTGACCCACCTGGCCTCGCTCTACCACGACGACGTGATGGACGAGGCCGACCTACGCCGCGGCGCCGACTCCGCCAATGCCCGCTGGGACAACCACGTCGCGATCCTCACCGGGGACTTCCTGTTCTCGAAGTCATCCGAGCTGACCGCCGACCTCGGCGCGGACGCCGTACGCATCCAGGCGCAGACCTTCACCCAGCTCGTCGAGGGCCAGATCCTCGAGACGGTCCAGCCCGGCCCGGGCGAGGACCCGCTCGCCCACTACCTCGAGGTGGTCGCGGGCAAGACCGGCGCCCTGATCGCGACGTCCGCGCGCTACGGCGCCCGCTTCGGTGGTGCGACCCCCGAGGTCGAGGAAGCCCTGACGCAGTACGGCGAGATCGTCGGCGCGTCCTTCCAGCTCAGTGACGACATCCTCGACATCGCGTCCGAGTCGGCCGACTCCGGCAAGACCCCGGGCACCGACCTGCGCGAAGGCGTCCCCACGCTGCCGGTGCTGATGGCCCGGGCCTCCACCGACTCGGCCGACGCCCGGCTGCTCGAGCTGCTCGACGCCGACCTCACCGACGACGCGCTGCACGCCGAGGCGCTGGCCCTCCTGCGTCAGCACCCGGCGATGGACCAGGCGCGTGCCTACGTCGCCGAGCGCGCCGCGGAGGCCAAGGCCCTGCTCGCGATCCTGCCCGCCGGCCCGGTCCGCGAGGCGCTCGAGGCCTTCGCCGACGTCGTGGCCGACCGCTCCACCTGA
- a CDS encoding NADH-quinone oxidoreductase subunit M, with protein MNDFPWLTTLILIPLVGAVVTAFLPSGPREPLAKQVGLGFAVLALVPAVIVAADFSAGGGFQSTEQHEWIGAFGANYAVGVDGLGLLMVLLTVVLIPIVMLASWRDSDEGNTKTFFAWTLALEAMSLAVFTATDVFLFYVVFEATLIPAYFLIGGFGRTGRGRAATKFLIYQLAGGLVMLGSVIGLYVVSANQGTPSYLITDLAALDISGDTQKWLFVGFFIAFAIKAPMFPVHTWLADTTEKATTGTSVLLVCILDKIGTFGMLRFCLGLLPDASRWATPVVVVLALISIVYGALVAIGQDDLLRLIGLTSLSHFGFIVLGIFVFSTQGGTGAILYMVNHGIATAALFIVAGYLIRRRGTSLISQMGGIEKKAPVLAGLFLIAGLAACGLPGLSPFVSEMLVIIAAFGHSWWAGAVAVTAIVLSAVYVLWLYQRAFTGPVLPEGEAVTDLDRREVGTLAPLMLALVLFGFYPMPLLDIINPNVETTLTHVGVNDEAPTVPAADDDVAEGAHP; from the coding sequence ATGAACGACTTTCCCTGGTTGACAACACTGATCCTGATCCCGTTGGTCGGTGCTGTCGTCACGGCGTTCCTGCCGAGCGGCCCGCGCGAGCCGCTGGCCAAGCAGGTCGGCCTCGGCTTCGCCGTGCTGGCGCTGGTGCCGGCCGTGATCGTGGCCGCCGACTTCTCGGCCGGCGGCGGCTTCCAGTCGACGGAGCAGCACGAGTGGATCGGCGCGTTCGGCGCCAACTACGCCGTCGGTGTCGACGGCCTTGGCCTGCTGATGGTGCTGCTGACCGTCGTACTCATCCCGATCGTGATGCTCGCGTCATGGCGTGACTCCGACGAGGGCAACACCAAGACGTTCTTCGCCTGGACCCTCGCGCTCGAGGCGATGAGCCTCGCGGTGTTCACCGCGACCGACGTGTTCCTCTTCTACGTCGTCTTCGAGGCGACGCTGATCCCGGCGTACTTCCTGATCGGGGGGTTCGGCCGCACGGGTCGCGGCCGCGCCGCCACGAAGTTCCTGATCTACCAGCTCGCCGGCGGACTGGTGATGCTCGGTTCGGTGATCGGCCTGTACGTCGTCTCCGCCAACCAGGGCACGCCGTCCTACCTGATCACCGACCTGGCCGCCCTCGACATCTCCGGCGACACGCAGAAGTGGCTGTTCGTCGGGTTCTTCATCGCGTTCGCGATCAAGGCGCCGATGTTCCCGGTGCACACCTGGCTGGCCGACACGACCGAGAAGGCGACCACCGGCACGTCGGTGCTGCTTGTCTGCATCCTCGACAAGATCGGCACGTTCGGCATGCTGCGGTTCTGCCTCGGGCTGCTGCCCGACGCGTCGCGGTGGGCCACGCCGGTCGTCGTCGTGCTCGCCCTGATCTCCATCGTGTACGGCGCGCTGGTGGCCATCGGCCAGGACGACCTCCTGCGCCTGATCGGTCTCACGTCGCTGTCGCACTTCGGCTTCATCGTGCTCGGCATCTTCGTGTTCTCCACGCAGGGCGGCACCGGCGCGATCCTCTACATGGTCAACCACGGCATCGCCACCGCGGCGCTGTTCATCGTGGCGGGCTACCTGATCCGTCGTCGCGGCACCTCGCTGATCAGCCAGATGGGCGGCATCGAGAAGAAGGCACCGGTCCTGGCCGGGCTGTTCCTCATCGCCGGTCTCGCCGCGTGCGGTCTGCCGGGTCTCTCGCCGTTCGTGTCCGAGATGCTGGTGATCATCGCCGCGTTCGGACACAGCTGGTGGGCGGGCGCAGTCGCCGTCACCGCGATCGTGCTGTCCGCGGTCTACGTGCTGTGGCTGTACCAACGCGCCTTCACCGGCCCGGTGCTGCCCGAGGGCGAGGCCGTCACCGACCTCGACCGCCGTGAGGTGGGCACACTCGCGCCGCTGATGCTGGCGCTCGTGCTCTTCGGCTTCTACCCGATGCCGCTGCTCGACATCATCAACCCCAACGTCGAGACGACGCTGACACACGTCGGGGTCAACGACGAGGCGCCGACCGTGCCCGCCGCTGACGACGACGTCGCCGAGGGAGCTCACCCGTGA
- the nuoH gene encoding NADH-quinone oxidoreductase subunit NuoH codes for MSSSLSVVPALLPMVDDLSAFGKDPWWLVIIKAVVIFIVLVVLTLFNIWWERRVVARMQHRIGPNVHGPFGLLQSLADGVKLALKEDIIPKAADKVVFLLAPVIAVIPAFVTFSVIPFGPEVGLPFTDRTTPLQLTDMPVAVLFVMAIASIGIYGIVLGGWSSGSTYSLLGGLRSSAQMISYEVAMGLALVAVFLYAGSMSTSGIVEAQTSNNTLDVFGLDIPVPGWFAFVLLPSFVIYVISMVGETNRAPFDLPEAEGELVGGFHTEYSSLKFALFFLAEYINMATVSALATTLFLGGWRAPWPISIWDGANEGYWPVLWFFGKVLAFIFFFIWLRGSLPRLRYDQFMAFGWKVLIPASLLWIVAVATIRVLSGSEDLDQRYVLGVIGVLFAIFLVMFFVGDVLDKRKDADLDDEPAAPVDPYAGGFPVPPMPEGGPVRGAAVPLTFRTTTTAASVTADGEEI; via the coding sequence ATGAGCTCGTCACTGAGTGTTGTCCCGGCGCTGCTGCCGATGGTCGACGACCTGTCGGCCTTCGGCAAGGACCCGTGGTGGCTGGTCATCATCAAGGCCGTCGTCATCTTCATCGTCCTGGTCGTGCTGACCCTCTTCAACATCTGGTGGGAGCGCCGGGTCGTGGCCCGGATGCAACACCGCATCGGCCCCAACGTGCACGGCCCCTTCGGTCTGCTGCAGTCGCTCGCCGACGGCGTGAAGCTCGCGCTGAAGGAGGACATCATCCCCAAGGCTGCCGACAAGGTGGTCTTCCTGCTCGCGCCGGTGATCGCGGTGATCCCCGCGTTCGTGACGTTCTCGGTGATCCCGTTCGGGCCCGAGGTCGGGCTGCCGTTCACCGACCGCACCACGCCTCTCCAGCTCACCGACATGCCGGTCGCAGTGCTCTTCGTGATGGCGATCGCCTCCATCGGCATCTACGGCATCGTGCTCGGCGGCTGGTCCTCCGGGTCGACGTACTCCCTCCTCGGTGGCCTGCGTTCGAGCGCCCAGATGATCTCCTACGAGGTCGCCATGGGTCTCGCGCTCGTCGCGGTGTTCCTCTACGCCGGGTCGATGTCGACGTCCGGCATCGTCGAGGCGCAGACGAGCAACAACACGCTCGACGTGTTCGGGCTCGACATCCCCGTCCCGGGCTGGTTCGCGTTCGTCCTGCTGCCGTCGTTCGTCATCTACGTCATCTCGATGGTGGGCGAGACCAACCGCGCGCCCTTCGACCTCCCCGAGGCCGAGGGCGAGCTGGTGGGCGGCTTCCACACTGAATACTCCAGCCTGAAGTTCGCGCTGTTCTTCCTGGCCGAGTACATCAACATGGCGACCGTCTCCGCGCTGGCCACCACCTTGTTCCTGGGCGGCTGGCGCGCGCCGTGGCCGATCTCGATCTGGGACGGCGCCAACGAGGGCTACTGGCCCGTGCTGTGGTTCTTCGGCAAGGTCCTCGCCTTCATCTTCTTCTTCATCTGGCTGCGTGGCTCGCTGCCGCGGCTGCGCTACGACCAGTTCATGGCGTTCGGATGGAAGGTGCTCATCCCGGCCTCCCTGCTGTGGATCGTCGCGGTCGCGACCATCCGCGTGCTCTCGGGCTCCGAGGACCTCGACCAGCGCTACGTGCTGGGTGTCATCGGCGTGCTGTTCGCGATCTTCCTGGTGATGTTCTTCGTCGGCGACGTGCTCGACAAGCGGAAGGACGCCGACCTCGACGACGAGCCGGCTGCCCCGGTCGACCCGTACGCCGGTGGCTTCCCGGTGCCGCCGATGCCCGAAGGCGGCCCCGTTCGCGGCGCTGCCGTCCCGCTCACCTTCCGCACGACCACGACGGCGGCCTCTGTGACCGCCGATGGTGAGGAGATCTGA
- the nuoI gene encoding NADH-quinone oxidoreductase subunit NuoI, with amino-acid sequence MAEPESKTLKEQFWDPVAGFGVTFRTMFKKVVTEQYPFEKMPTAPRFHGRHQLNRWPDGLEKCIGCELCAWACPADAIYVEGGSNSDAPDGERYSPGERYGAVYQINYLRCILCGLCIEACPTRALTMTNEYELADNNRADLIYEKSDLLAPLLPGMEQPPHAMRLGTDEGDYYRGNFSGPGSAPEPGAPVGGAH; translated from the coding sequence ATGGCCGAGCCTGAGTCGAAGACCCTGAAGGAGCAGTTCTGGGACCCCGTTGCGGGTTTCGGCGTGACGTTCCGGACGATGTTCAAGAAGGTCGTCACCGAGCAGTACCCCTTCGAGAAGATGCCGACGGCACCGCGCTTCCACGGCCGGCACCAGCTGAACCGCTGGCCCGACGGCCTCGAGAAGTGCATCGGCTGCGAGCTGTGCGCCTGGGCCTGCCCGGCCGACGCGATCTACGTCGAGGGCGGGTCCAACTCCGACGCCCCCGACGGCGAGCGGTACAGCCCCGGTGAGCGCTACGGCGCCGTCTACCAGATCAACTACCTGCGCTGCATCCTCTGCGGCCTGTGCATCGAGGCGTGCCCGACCCGTGCGCTGACGATGACCAACGAGTACGAGCTGGCCGACAACAACCGGGCCGACCTGATCTACGAGAAGAGCGACCTACTGGCCCCGCTGCTTCCCGGCATGGAGCAGCCTCCGCACGCGATGCGCCTGGGCACCGACGAGGGCGACTACTACCGCGGCAACTTCTCCGGTCCCGGGTCCGCACCCGAGCCGGGCGCCCCGGTGGGAGGTGCGCACTGA
- the nuoN gene encoding NADH-quinone oxidoreductase subunit NuoN: MNDFVKPTVDYFELTPLLIVFGVACAGVLIEAFVTRAHRYVSQSVLAVGGLAAALVMVVFVAREVPTYADGSARGVLAVGGTLALDGPTLFLWGLILVLAILGGLLFAERHLDGGVSAFAGQAAALPGTEAERTASTRGLDHTEVYPLLMFAVFGMLLFPAANDLLTMFVALEVLSLPLYLLTGLARRRRLLSQEAALKYFLLGAFSSGFFLYGAALIYGYTGSMQFGQISEAVRNDVDNRAMLLVGLGLLAVGLLFKVGAAPFQAWTPDVYQGAPTPVTAFMAAGTKVAAFGAILRLFYVAFGADRWSWQPMMWVIAILTMLVGAVLALTQTDIKRLLAYSSVAHTGFILTGVLGVQASTAISRGEITSLQAVLFYLATYGLSTLGAFAVVGLVRDSAGEATALSRWAGLGKESPVVAGVFAFFLLAMAGIPLTSGFVGKWAVFSVALAAGAWPVVVAAIVSSIIAVYLYVRVIVLMYFADPVGDGPSVAHPSVLTATTIAVGAAATLMLGVLPGPLLDLAARAGEFIR, translated from the coding sequence GTGAACGACTTCGTCAAGCCAACCGTCGACTACTTCGAGCTCACGCCGCTGCTGATCGTCTTCGGTGTCGCGTGCGCCGGCGTACTCATCGAGGCGTTCGTGACTCGTGCACACCGCTACGTCTCCCAGAGCGTGCTCGCCGTCGGTGGTCTCGCTGCCGCGCTGGTCATGGTCGTGTTCGTGGCCCGTGAGGTGCCGACGTACGCCGACGGCTCGGCCCGTGGCGTTCTGGCTGTCGGGGGCACGCTCGCCCTCGACGGTCCCACGCTGTTTCTCTGGGGCCTGATCCTGGTGCTGGCGATCCTCGGCGGACTGCTGTTCGCCGAGCGCCACCTCGACGGCGGCGTCTCCGCCTTCGCCGGCCAGGCAGCCGCTCTGCCCGGCACCGAGGCCGAGCGCACCGCCTCGACCAGAGGTCTCGACCACACCGAGGTCTACCCGCTGCTGATGTTCGCGGTGTTCGGCATGCTGCTGTTCCCGGCGGCCAACGACCTGCTGACGATGTTCGTGGCGCTCGAGGTGCTGTCGCTTCCGCTTTACCTGCTCACCGGGCTGGCGCGCCGCCGCCGGCTGCTGAGCCAGGAGGCCGCGCTCAAGTACTTCCTGCTCGGCGCCTTCTCCTCCGGCTTCTTCCTGTACGGCGCGGCGCTGATCTACGGCTACACCGGCTCCATGCAGTTCGGCCAGATCAGCGAGGCCGTCCGCAACGACGTCGACAACCGCGCGATGCTGCTCGTTGGCCTCGGACTGCTGGCCGTCGGCCTGCTCTTCAAGGTCGGCGCTGCGCCCTTCCAGGCCTGGACCCCCGACGTCTACCAGGGCGCGCCCACACCGGTCACCGCGTTCATGGCGGCCGGCACCAAGGTCGCCGCGTTCGGTGCGATCCTGCGACTCTTCTACGTCGCGTTCGGCGCCGACCGCTGGTCATGGCAGCCGATGATGTGGGTCATCGCGATCCTCACGATGCTCGTCGGTGCCGTGCTGGCGCTGACGCAGACCGACATCAAGCGACTGCTGGCCTACTCGTCGGTTGCGCACACCGGCTTCATCCTCACCGGCGTCCTCGGTGTGCAGGCGAGCACCGCCATCAGCCGGGGCGAGATCACCTCGCTTCAGGCCGTGCTGTTCTACCTCGCCACCTACGGCCTCTCGACCCTCGGCGCCTTCGCGGTGGTCGGGCTGGTGCGCGACTCCGCGGGTGAGGCCACCGCGCTGAGCCGCTGGGCCGGTCTCGGCAAGGAGTCACCCGTGGTCGCCGGCGTCTTCGCGTTCTTCCTGCTCGCCATGGCCGGCATCCCCCTGACGTCGGGCTTCGTCGGCAAGTGGGCGGTCTTCTCCGTCGCCCTGGCCGCCGGGGCGTGGCCGGTGGTGGTTGCCGCGATCGTGTCCAGCATCATCGCCGTCTACCTCTACGTCCGCGTCATCGTGCTGATGTACTTCGCCGACCCGGTCGGGGACGGTCCGTCGGTTGCGCACCCCTCGGTTCTCACCGCCACGACCATCGCGGTCGGGGCTGCTGCGACCCTGATGCTCGGCGTACTCCCGGGTCCGCTGCTGGATCTCGCGGCACGTGCTGGAGAATTCATCAGGTGA
- a CDS encoding TetR/AcrR family transcriptional regulator C-terminal domain-containing protein: MPSSDAVKDVDAALVQGEEPPSKSRPLDHVLIVAAAIAYIDEQGLPGLTMRRLGAMLGVEAMALYRYVSGKEELLDAVVDELVEGMRLDDAVADAPHDGWQDFLQRLAHGVRRVALRHPKAFPLVASRPPEAPWLRPPLRSLDWVEAFLSGLRDEGFTDEAAVAAYRAFTSFLLGHLLLEVSALGADVGPLDVLDDGAENPGGLADFPTVRRLRRGLSEEHSGAEFEEALKDLLDRLALIRSEHADQ, encoded by the coding sequence ATGCCGTCGAGCGATGCTGTGAAGGATGTCGACGCAGCCCTGGTCCAGGGCGAGGAGCCGCCGTCGAAGTCACGGCCCCTCGACCATGTTCTGATCGTCGCCGCGGCCATTGCGTACATCGACGAGCAGGGACTCCCTGGCCTCACGATGCGTCGGCTCGGTGCCATGCTCGGAGTCGAGGCGATGGCGCTGTACCGCTACGTGTCCGGCAAGGAGGAGCTGCTGGACGCGGTCGTCGACGAGTTGGTGGAGGGCATGCGGCTCGACGACGCGGTCGCGGACGCTCCCCACGACGGCTGGCAGGACTTCCTGCAGCGGCTGGCCCACGGCGTACGCCGGGTGGCGCTGCGCCACCCGAAGGCCTTTCCCTTGGTCGCATCGCGGCCCCCCGAGGCCCCGTGGCTCCGGCCACCGCTGCGCAGCCTCGACTGGGTCGAGGCATTCCTGTCGGGCCTGAGAGACGAGGGCTTCACCGACGAGGCCGCTGTCGCCGCCTACCGTGCATTCACCAGCTTCCTGCTCGGACACCTGTTGCTGGAGGTCTCCGCCCTCGGGGCCGATGTCGGGCCGCTCGACGTGCTCGACGATGGCGCCGAGAACCCCGGCGGCCTCGCGGACTTCCCGACTGTTCGTCGACTGCGTCGCGGCCTTTCCGAAGAGCATTCAGGTGCGGAGTTCGAGGAGGCGCTCAAGGATCTCCTCGACCGGCTTGCGCTCATCCGCAGCGAGCACGCCGACCAGTAG
- the nuoL gene encoding NADH-quinone oxidoreductase subunit L, giving the protein MSIALQETIPVVDPTAADGIFSLLWLVIALPLAGAVILLVGGPLTRSTGKSALDRWGHLLGTATAVGSFLLSLALFVTLLGRGEEERQVGQHLYTWFQAGGLDVGMDLLYDPLSAVFLLLITGVGSLIHVYSVGYMEHDERRRRFFGYLNLFVAAMLMLVLSANFLGLFLGWEGVGLASYLLIGFWQHKHSAAAAAKKAFVVNRVGDIGLSLAIALMFATFGTTDFSGISAAAGGASEGTLTAIGLLLLLGACGKSAQVPLQSWLLDAMEGPTPVSALIHAATMVTAGVYLVTRSNFIFELAPTAQTAVVVVGVVTLLWGAVIGCAKDDIKKALAGSTMSQIGYMMLAAGLGTAGYPFAIFHLLTHGFFKANMFLGAGSVMHGMNDDVDMRHYGALSKAMPVTFLTFSMGYLAIIGFPGFSGFWSKDKIIETALADNWVVGLCALAGAGITAFYMTRLMLMTFFGEKRWENGVHPHESPRVMTVPLMVLAALSVLGGVLLLGEWIVDWLSPVTGVAEHHEPPLPALVITLLAVAVVAVGVAVAWLLVGRRDVPRTAPQDVSFATRAARADIYGDAINDAFVVQPGSRLVSGLTTMDRVGIDGAVEGGAATLGGLSGVLRRVQNGYVRSYALSLLGGVLLVVLALLAVNLA; this is encoded by the coding sequence ATGTCCATCGCACTCCAAGAGACCATCCCTGTGGTCGACCCGACCGCAGCTGACGGGATCTTCTCCCTGCTGTGGCTGGTGATCGCGCTCCCGCTTGCCGGCGCCGTGATCCTCCTCGTCGGCGGACCCCTCACCCGGTCGACGGGCAAGAGCGCCCTCGACCGCTGGGGGCACCTGCTCGGCACCGCCACCGCCGTCGGATCCTTCCTGCTCAGCCTGGCGTTGTTCGTCACGCTGCTGGGCCGGGGTGAGGAGGAGCGGCAGGTCGGCCAGCACCTCTACACCTGGTTCCAGGCGGGCGGCCTGGACGTCGGCATGGACCTGCTCTACGACCCGCTCTCGGCGGTGTTCCTGCTGCTGATCACCGGTGTGGGCTCGCTGATCCACGTCTACTCCGTCGGCTACATGGAGCACGACGAGCGTCGTCGCCGATTCTTCGGCTACCTCAACCTGTTCGTCGCCGCCATGCTGATGCTGGTGCTGTCGGCCAATTTCCTCGGCCTGTTCCTCGGCTGGGAGGGGGTCGGCCTCGCGTCGTACCTGCTGATCGGCTTCTGGCAGCACAAGCACTCCGCCGCTGCCGCAGCCAAGAAGGCGTTCGTCGTCAACCGCGTCGGTGACATCGGCCTGTCGCTGGCGATCGCGCTGATGTTCGCGACGTTCGGCACCACCGACTTCTCCGGCATCAGCGCAGCTGCGGGTGGCGCCTCCGAAGGCACCCTCACCGCGATCGGCCTGCTGCTCCTGCTCGGCGCGTGCGGCAAGTCGGCCCAGGTCCCGCTGCAGTCCTGGCTCCTCGACGCCATGGAGGGCCCGACCCCGGTGTCGGCGCTCATCCACGCCGCGACGATGGTCACCGCCGGCGTCTACCTCGTCACCCGCTCCAACTTCATCTTCGAGCTCGCGCCCACGGCGCAGACCGCGGTCGTCGTCGTAGGTGTCGTCACGCTGCTGTGGGGTGCGGTCATCGGTTGTGCCAAGGACGACATCAAGAAGGCGCTGGCCGGCTCGACCATGAGCCAGATCGGCTACATGATGCTGGCCGCTGGCCTCGGCACCGCGGGCTACCCGTTCGCGATCTTCCACCTGCTGACGCATGGCTTCTTCAAGGCCAACATGTTCCTCGGCGCCGGCTCGGTCATGCACGGCATGAACGACGACGTCGACATGCGGCACTACGGCGCGCTCAGCAAGGCGATGCCGGTGACGTTCCTGACGTTCTCGATGGGCTACCTCGCCATCATCGGCTTCCCGGGCTTCTCAGGCTTCTGGTCGAAGGACAAGATCATCGAGACCGCGCTCGCCGACAACTGGGTCGTCGGGCTGTGCGCCCTGGCCGGTGCCGGCATCACCGCGTTCTACATGACCCGGTTGATGCTGATGACCTTCTTCGGCGAGAAGCGCTGGGAGAATGGCGTGCACCCGCACGAGTCGCCGCGCGTCATGACGGTCCCGCTCATGGTGCTCGCCGCGCTGTCCGTGCTGGGCGGTGTGCTGCTGCTCGGTGAGTGGATCGTCGACTGGCTCAGCCCGGTGACCGGAGTCGCCGAGCACCACGAGCCGCCGCTGCCCGCACTCGTCATCACCCTGCTGGCCGTCGCCGTCGTGGCCGTCGGCGTGGCCGTCGCCTGGCTGCTCGTCGGTCGCCGCGACGTGCCGCGCACTGCTCCGCAGGACGTCTCCTTCGCCACCCGGGCCGCCCGCGCCGACATCTACGGCGACGCGATCAATGACGCGTTCGTGGTGCAGCCTGGCTCACGTCTCGTCAGTGGGCTCACCACCATGGACCGGGTCGGCATCGACGGTGCCGTCGAGGGTGGTGCCGCAACGCTCGGCGGGCTCTCGGGCGTGCTCCGCCGGGTCCAGAACGGCTACGTCCGGTCCTACGCACTCTCCCTGCTCGGCGGCGTCCTGCTCGTCGTACTCGCACTGCTGGCGGTGAACCTCGCATGA
- a CDS encoding NADH-quinone oxidoreductase subunit J produces MAFWILAPIMVIAALGILFVRKAVHAALLLAVVMISLAILYAVLDAPFLFAVQIIVYTGAILMLFLFVLMLVGVDASDSVVETIRGQRVMAIVAGLVLGLVLVIGLGQISLGTVVGLDDANEGGNIQSLANILFGRYVFAFEATSALLITAAIGAMVLAHRERLEPKATQASMAARRMQDYATTGKHPGPLPSPGVYARHNAVDTPALLPDGTASEISISRVLAARGTVRSAPAMVDDITEVQRQLGIDSKRMPETGGKTGAPANTEEDER; encoded by the coding sequence ATGGCCTTCTGGATCCTCGCCCCGATCATGGTGATCGCCGCTCTCGGCATCCTGTTCGTCCGCAAGGCGGTGCACGCCGCGCTGCTGCTGGCCGTCGTGATGATCAGCCTCGCCATCCTGTACGCCGTACTCGACGCGCCGTTCCTCTTCGCCGTGCAGATCATCGTCTACACCGGCGCCATCTTGATGCTGTTCCTCTTCGTGCTGATGCTCGTCGGCGTCGACGCCTCCGACTCGGTGGTCGAGACGATCAGGGGCCAGCGGGTGATGGCCATCGTGGCCGGCCTGGTGCTCGGACTCGTCCTGGTCATCGGCCTGGGCCAGATCTCGCTCGGCACGGTCGTCGGTCTCGACGACGCCAACGAGGGTGGCAACATCCAGTCGCTAGCCAACATCCTGTTCGGTCGCTACGTCTTCGCGTTCGAGGCCACCAGCGCGCTGCTCATCACCGCCGCCATCGGCGCGATGGTGCTCGCCCACCGCGAGCGCCTCGAGCCGAAGGCCACGCAGGCCTCGATGGCGGCCCGCCGGATGCAGGACTACGCCACCACCGGCAAGCACCCTGGCCCGCTGCCCTCGCCCGGTGTCTACGCGCGTCACAACGCCGTCGACACCCCGGCTCTGCTGCCCGACGGCACCGCGTCGGAGATCTCGATCTCCCGCGTGCTCGCGGCCCGGGGCACGGTGCGCTCGGCGCCCGCCATGGTCGACGACATCACCGAGGTGCAGCGCCAGCTCGGCATCGACTCGAAGAGGATGCCCGAGACCGGTGGCAAGACCGGCGCCCCTGCCAACACCGAGGAGGACGAGCGATGA